Proteins from a single region of Stappia sp. ES.058:
- a CDS encoding 2OG-Fe(II) oxygenase: protein MLKTVEISRELTRDSIRKLIEKTTDAIHVPGFYPADLSAEFAHRIASHSELEAYKIQSALKRLGMGYVDVEKSTENASRYHSEAVRSIWGIRDMMYPHLSPMDHFRLLLEEVWPAGATIENIDGQKSFVGTCRVIEPGARMLPHNDRLGRMLIDGTSDLTGQLAVNIYLEMSEAGGDLELWLTEPTPEQDEEQVTRDGIDRDGLGEPRTVIRPGNGDLVLFNSQLIHCVTPAIGSQRVTTSCFVGYRGEDKPLTYWS from the coding sequence ATGTTGAAGACCGTGGAGATCTCCAGGGAGCTGACCCGTGACAGCATCCGCAAACTGATTGAAAAGACAACGGACGCAATCCATGTTCCGGGCTTCTATCCGGCGGATCTGTCGGCGGAATTCGCCCATCGCATCGCCAGCCACTCCGAGCTTGAGGCCTACAAGATCCAGAGCGCGCTGAAGCGGCTCGGCATGGGATATGTCGACGTCGAGAAGAGCACGGAGAATGCCAGCCGCTATCACAGCGAGGCGGTGCGCTCGATCTGGGGCATTCGCGACATGATGTATCCGCATCTCTCGCCGATGGATCACTTCCGGCTGCTGCTGGAGGAGGTCTGGCCGGCGGGCGCGACGATCGAGAATATCGACGGGCAGAAGAGCTTTGTCGGCACCTGCCGGGTGATCGAGCCGGGCGCGCGCATGCTGCCGCACAACGACCGGCTGGGCCGGATGCTGATCGACGGGACCTCCGATCTGACGGGTCAGCTTGCGGTGAACATCTACCTGGAGATGTCCGAAGCCGGTGGCGATTTGGAGCTCTGGCTTACCGAGCCGACCCCGGAACAGGACGAGGAGCAGGTGACCCGTGACGGCATCGACCGCGACGGGCTCGGCGAGCCGCGGACGGTGATTCGCCCGGGCAACGGCGACCTGGTGCTCTTCAACTCGCAGCTCATTCACTGCGTGACCCCGGCCATCGGCTCTCAGCGGGTGACGACGTCCTGTTTCGTCGGCTATCGCGGCGAAGACAAGCCGCTCACCTACTGGAGCTGA
- a CDS encoding MFS transporter, with amino-acid sequence MTSVPNPSDSSLLGNWPTLAVAALGSFLVIMDVTVVAIALPSIERDLKASFAELQWIINAYNIAYTSVLIAVGAFADWFGRRRVMVIGLFMFGAMSLVVGLAETPMALILGRVAQGLSASAMLILGVALISNAFQGAQRAQAFAVWGVSIGCGAAFGPIVGGILVDALSWRWIFLLNVPLVAMLITLCYWRVEESSDPNAGGLDWPGIVTFTGALAFLSYGVIEGGEIGWGDTTVVGALVGAAVLFLLFIIIENSVKKPAFELGLFKIPTFTGIQLVCVLNSITFWVMLVYLPIYFQVVLGMSASSAGLMLMPMTIPLLLFAPIGARLAAPKKLGVRGLIAFGCVLIAIGFAWLWVAPPTEAIVWAVALFLLGVGTGLINGELSNVATAVVPPERAGVASGVNITFRHGSFTLSISVFGAVLLSSITLQLGAAPDLATGLGAGLIDTANMIARGDFNGAVLSAPAELQPTLTDFGRESFQIAFSVLLGIVTVLSVIAIIVSALMIRARDLLAGPEAQVAPGE; translated from the coding sequence ATGACATCCGTGCCAAATCCGTCCGACTCATCGCTTCTCGGCAACTGGCCGACGCTCGCCGTCGCCGCGTTGGGATCCTTTCTGGTCATCATGGACGTGACCGTCGTCGCCATCGCCCTTCCCTCCATCGAGCGGGATCTCAAGGCGAGCTTTGCCGAACTGCAGTGGATCATCAACGCCTACAACATCGCCTATACCTCGGTGCTCATTGCCGTGGGCGCCTTCGCCGACTGGTTCGGGCGACGACGGGTGATGGTGATCGGCCTGTTCATGTTCGGTGCGATGTCGCTTGTCGTCGGACTGGCGGAAACCCCGATGGCCCTGATCCTCGGGCGCGTCGCGCAAGGCCTGAGCGCCAGTGCGATGCTGATCCTGGGCGTCGCCCTGATCTCCAACGCCTTCCAGGGTGCGCAGCGCGCGCAGGCCTTTGCCGTCTGGGGTGTCTCCATCGGTTGCGGCGCGGCCTTCGGCCCGATCGTTGGCGGCATCCTCGTCGATGCGTTGAGCTGGCGCTGGATCTTCCTGCTCAATGTGCCGCTCGTCGCAATGCTGATCACGCTGTGCTACTGGCGCGTGGAGGAATCCTCCGATCCGAACGCCGGCGGTCTCGACTGGCCGGGCATCGTGACCTTCACCGGTGCGCTGGCGTTCCTGAGCTATGGCGTCATTGAGGGCGGCGAGATCGGCTGGGGCGACACCACCGTCGTCGGCGCCCTCGTCGGCGCAGCGGTTCTCTTCCTGCTGTTCATCATCATCGAAAACAGCGTGAAGAAACCGGCGTTCGAACTCGGGCTCTTCAAGATCCCGACCTTCACCGGCATACAGCTGGTCTGCGTTTTGAACAGCATTACCTTCTGGGTCATGCTGGTCTATCTGCCGATCTATTTCCAGGTGGTGCTCGGCATGTCGGCCTCCTCGGCCGGCCTGATGCTGATGCCGATGACCATCCCGCTGCTCCTGTTCGCACCGATCGGCGCACGGCTCGCGGCACCTAAGAAACTCGGCGTGCGCGGACTGATCGCCTTCGGCTGCGTGCTCATCGCCATCGGCTTCGCCTGGCTCTGGGTCGCGCCGCCGACGGAAGCCATCGTCTGGGCCGTCGCGCTCTTCCTGCTCGGCGTCGGCACGGGGCTGATCAACGGGGAACTCTCCAATGTCGCAACCGCCGTGGTGCCGCCGGAGCGTGCGGGCGTTGCCTCGGGCGTGAACATCACGTTCCGCCACGGCTCCTTCACCCTGTCGATCTCGGTGTTCGGCGCGGTGCTCCTGTCGAGCATCACGCTTCAGCTCGGCGCGGCACCGGATCTCGCCACCGGACTTGGCGCCGGGCTGATCGACACGGCGAACATGATCGCACGCGGCGACTTCAACGGCGCGGTCCTGTCGGCCCCGGCGGAACTGCAGCCCACGCTGACCGACTTCGGACGGGAGAGCTTCCAGATCGCCTTCTCGGTGCTTCTGGGGATCGTCACCGTACTCTCTGTGATCGCGATCATTGTCTCCGCACTGATGATCCGCGCCCGCGATCTGCTCGCCGGTCCCGAGGCCCAGGTCGCGCCCGGCGAATAG
- a CDS encoding enoyl-CoA hydratase/isomerase family protein: MTDHIRDGAGTGDVLIRRQGRAGRITLTRPRSLNLLTRAMVQAIHAALDRWRDDPAIELLIIDAEGRAFCAGGDIRQVHAHVIAGDLAAARDHIRDEYRLDLKLARYPKPVVTLMNGAVMGGGIGLGCHASHPVAGDRFRLSLPECSIGWIPDSGSTSLLARLPPGIGALMAVAGLQIDAADALDLGFIDYTLDSSRCPELIDTLCATGDPAVLGMLSTPMGDPALRKQVARLRLPDAMDSPAALAQALQRTAEDPDMARWCTSQLKALARGAPLTQALALRALDVQRRRPGLARALALELRIVSALLTHPDFREGVRAMMVDRDKRPVWTAPTGTVFSRSEINTFLQQRRDRDVIRKFTEDPAK; the protein is encoded by the coding sequence ATGACGGACCATATCCGAGACGGCGCGGGAACGGGAGACGTCCTGATCCGCCGCCAGGGGCGCGCGGGGCGGATCACGCTGACCCGGCCGCGATCGCTCAATCTGCTGACGCGGGCGATGGTGCAGGCGATCCACGCCGCGCTCGACCGGTGGCGGGACGACCCCGCCATCGAGCTTTTGATCATCGACGCCGAAGGGCGCGCCTTTTGCGCCGGCGGCGACATCAGGCAAGTCCACGCCCATGTGATCGCGGGAGACCTCGCCGCCGCCCGGGATCATATCCGCGACGAATACCGCCTCGACCTGAAGCTCGCCCGCTATCCGAAACCCGTCGTCACCTTGATGAACGGCGCTGTCATGGGGGGCGGCATCGGCCTCGGCTGTCATGCAAGCCATCCGGTCGCCGGTGACCGGTTCCGCCTGAGCCTGCCGGAATGTTCCATCGGATGGATCCCGGATTCCGGTTCGACATCCTTGCTCGCACGACTGCCCCCCGGCATCGGGGCACTCATGGCCGTCGCCGGATTACAGATCGATGCGGCGGACGCGCTCGACCTCGGGTTCATCGACTACACGCTGGACAGCAGCCGATGCCCGGAGTTGATCGACACCCTTTGTGCGACCGGCGATCCCGCCGTCCTCGGCATGCTTTCGACGCCAATGGGAGATCCCGCCTTGCGCAAACAGGTCGCGCGGCTTCGGCTCCCCGATGCCATGGACAGCCCCGCCGCGCTTGCGCAGGCACTCCAGCGAACAGCCGAAGACCCGGATATGGCGCGCTGGTGCACCAGCCAACTGAAGGCCTTGGCGCGCGGCGCCCCGCTCACGCAGGCACTCGCCCTGCGCGCGCTCGATGTACAAAGGCGAAGACCCGGCCTTGCGCGCGCGCTCGCACTGGAGCTCCGGATCGTCTCCGCGCTGCTGACCCACCCGGATTTTCGCGAAGGGGTTCGCGCCATGATGGTCGACCGCGACAAGAGGCCGGTCTGGACCGCGCCGACCGGAACCGTCTTTTCACGATCGGAGATCAACACATTCCTTCAGCAGAGACGGGATCGGGACGTCATACGCAAATTCACCGAAGACCCTGCGAAATAA
- a CDS encoding 3-oxoacyl-ACP synthase III family protein, with amino-acid sequence MDHVGILSEAFYLPPDKKRVEDVFRDESVPFGTLSKNIDFQRDIGIEDIHVTDELPSELALKAARRAMDQAGVSAEEIDLVVDFTSIPEDYVGPTWSAAGLVQHELGLVNAFSTAVNTGGCASYHLALKSVMALMLADDDVETALLFAGDRTPDLNKTYYPITVASDGGSALILRKNADRARILEVETISIGRLHDVWYVPGLQNRKPNEEVSEKLLHMYAKMDKFNEGVIPINFRMFGKVMDRLLKKLDLTHEDVDYYIYPTFSTWDQAYFMKKFGLTPDKVYTSALKHRGHVQESDMVINYAEAVEQGLIRPGHTVMVVSNGAGFAWSAALIRH; translated from the coding sequence ATGGATCATGTCGGTATCTTATCGGAAGCCTTCTATCTTCCGCCGGACAAGAAACGGGTCGAGGATGTCTTTCGCGACGAGAGTGTCCCGTTCGGCACCCTTTCCAAAAACATCGACTTCCAGCGCGACATCGGCATCGAGGACATTCACGTCACCGACGAACTTCCCTCAGAGCTGGCGCTGAAAGCGGCAAGACGGGCCATGGATCAGGCCGGCGTCTCCGCCGAAGAGATCGATCTGGTCGTCGACTTCACAAGCATCCCCGAGGACTATGTCGGCCCGACATGGTCGGCCGCCGGCCTGGTGCAGCATGAACTCGGCCTCGTCAACGCCTTCTCGACGGCGGTGAACACCGGCGGCTGCGCCAGCTACCACCTGGCGCTGAAGTCGGTGATGGCCTTGATGCTTGCCGATGACGACGTGGAAACGGCGCTTCTGTTTGCGGGCGACCGAACGCCGGATCTCAACAAGACCTACTATCCGATCACCGTCGCGTCCGACGGCGGCAGCGCGTTGATTTTGCGCAAGAACGCGGACCGTGCCCGCATTCTCGAGGTGGAAACCATCTCCATCGGGCGCCTGCACGACGTGTGGTATGTGCCGGGCCTGCAGAACCGGAAACCGAACGAGGAAGTGAGCGAAAAGCTCCTCCACATGTACGCCAAGATGGACAAGTTCAACGAGGGCGTCATCCCGATCAATTTCCGCATGTTCGGCAAGGTGATGGACCGGCTCTTGAAGAAGCTGGATCTCACCCATGAGGACGTCGACTATTACATCTATCCGACATTCTCGACCTGGGATCAGGCCTATTTCATGAAGAAGTTCGGCCTTACGCCGGACAAGGTTTACACCAGCGCGCTCAAGCACCGCGGCCATGTCCAGGAAAGCGACATGGTGATCAACTACGCCGAAGCCGTGGAACAAGGGCTGATCAGGCCGGGCCATACCGTGATGGTCGTCTCCAACGGCGCCGGCTTCGCCTGGTCGGCGGCGCTTATCCGTCATTGA
- a CDS encoding B12-binding domain-containing radical SAM protein, with translation MSSKVKADLILIHAPAIYDFRDRDDFVLGWYASQESSNVTPIFEMHPLGFLSIKSFLSERGLDVKIVNVASLMLKHPTLDVEKLLEHLDAPVIGLDLHWLPHCQGSVEVAGLVKKAHPESFVVFGGIVSTYYAREMMQYPQIDGVIRGYDTLEPLANLVEQAKRGVRGRFNVENMIYKDKGEVVDNGHSYTPEVLNDVAIDWSKMFPKTSSLLNMPNLMVLPNTGCQQSCGWCSGSRWAYQRMMNVEKKTVFHRRSEQLAREILTFPKTESPLSVYTLQAYSESSPRLLDYLAAVADSGVVKSVSFEQFRLTKISVLKQMVEVAPNLDIYINLSPQSHDVEISRLTGRGTYTNEEMEEWIAAAMDIGIKGVYLWYTIGMPKQTHESVMETVAYSARLMDRFPNDKIIPTIFGMVPFLDPGCQWFEEPKEHGYTVFHRDLESHRQSLTQPRWRDAMNYETRWMKRDEFLPSMYEAMQVMANHKADYGRITKRSIDIVNGRIDHLRHLTTSIDRAMDADGRLPASLRREIGAHNDEILSYAADVALVKKPLSGRWYDDHTVPREIIDACVRERAAA, from the coding sequence ATGTCAAGCAAAGTGAAGGCCGACCTCATTCTGATCCACGCGCCGGCCATCTACGACTTCCGGGACCGCGACGACTTCGTGCTGGGCTGGTACGCCAGCCAGGAAAGCAGCAATGTCACGCCGATCTTCGAAATGCATCCGCTCGGCTTTCTGTCGATCAAAAGCTTCCTGAGCGAACGCGGCCTCGACGTGAAGATCGTCAATGTCGCCTCCCTGATGCTCAAGCACCCGACGCTCGACGTGGAAAAGCTGCTGGAGCATCTGGACGCGCCCGTGATCGGCCTCGACCTGCACTGGCTGCCGCATTGCCAGGGCTCGGTCGAGGTGGCGGGGCTGGTGAAGAAGGCCCACCCCGAGAGCTTCGTCGTTTTCGGCGGGATCGTATCGACCTATTACGCCCGCGAGATGATGCAATATCCGCAGATCGACGGCGTCATTCGCGGCTACGACACGCTGGAGCCGCTTGCGAACCTCGTGGAGCAGGCGAAACGCGGCGTGCGCGGACGCTTCAACGTCGAGAACATGATCTACAAGGACAAGGGCGAGGTCGTCGACAACGGCCACAGCTACACGCCCGAGGTGCTCAACGACGTCGCCATCGACTGGTCGAAGATGTTTCCCAAGACCTCCAGCCTGTTGAACATGCCGAACCTGATGGTTCTGCCCAACACCGGCTGCCAGCAGAGTTGCGGCTGGTGCTCCGGCTCCCGTTGGGCTTACCAGCGCATGATGAACGTGGAGAAGAAGACGGTCTTCCACCGGCGCTCCGAACAGCTGGCGCGCGAGATCCTGACCTTCCCCAAGACGGAGTCGCCGCTGAGCGTCTACACGCTTCAGGCCTATTCGGAATCCTCGCCCCGCCTGCTCGACTATCTGGCCGCGGTCGCCGACAGCGGCGTGGTGAAATCGGTCTCCTTCGAACAGTTCCGGCTGACGAAGATTTCCGTTCTCAAGCAGATGGTGGAGGTCGCGCCGAACCTCGACATCTATATCAACCTCTCCCCCCAGTCGCACGATGTGGAGATCAGTCGCCTGACCGGGCGCGGCACCTACACCAACGAGGAAATGGAGGAGTGGATCGCCGCCGCAATGGATATCGGCATCAAGGGCGTCTACCTCTGGTACACGATCGGAATGCCGAAACAGACGCATGAATCGGTGATGGAAACCGTCGCCTATTCGGCCCGTCTCATGGACCGCTTTCCCAACGACAAGATCATCCCGACGATCTTCGGCATGGTGCCCTTCCTCGACCCCGGCTGCCAGTGGTTCGAGGAACCAAAGGAGCACGGCTACACGGTGTTCCACCGGGATCTGGAATCGCACCGCCAGTCTCTGACGCAGCCGCGCTGGCGCGACGCCATGAACTACGAAACCAGGTGGATGAAGCGCGACGAATTCCTGCCGAGCATGTATGAGGCGATGCAGGTGATGGCGAACCACAAGGCCGACTACGGCCGGATCACCAAGCGCAGCATCGACATCGTCAACGGCCGGATCGATCACTTGCGCCACCTGACGACCTCGATCGACCGCGCGATGGACGCGGACGGGCGGCTTCCGGCCTCGCTCAGGCGCGAGATCGGCGCGCACAATGACGAGATCCTGTCTTATGCGGCCGATGTCGCGCTGGTGAAAAAGCCGCTCTCTGGGCGCTGGTACGACGATCACACGGTGCCGCGCGAGATCATCGACGCCTGCGTGCGCGAACGCGCAGCCGCCTAG
- a CDS encoding acyl carrier protein — protein sequence MDAQTLETDDVHKTIYDYLIENSGVNVSGGIDPEENLLDSGILDSLGIAEITEFVEKTFEIEIDEDEITSQNYRTVTAFTAFCREKIAASAT from the coding sequence ATGGACGCGCAGACGCTTGAAACCGATGACGTTCACAAGACGATCTACGACTATCTGATTGAAAACTCCGGTGTGAACGTGTCCGGGGGAATCGACCCGGAGGAAAACCTCCTCGACAGCGGAATTCTGGACAGCCTCGGGATCGCCGAGATCACGGAGTTCGTCGAAAAGACCTTCGAGATCGAGATCGACGAAGACGAGATCACGTCGCAGAACTATCGCACGGTCACCGCTTTCACCGCGTTTTGCCGCGAGAAGATCGCCGCATCGGCGACGTGA
- a CDS encoding acyl-CoA dehydrogenase family protein, which yields MDFSFSPEQDAFKEKVMQFAQAELNEGDLKQRDADCVLSRDLWKKIADFGILGLPFDTAYGGGEKDIITTVLAMEALGYGCRDNGLLFSMNGQMWTVQMPIAQFGTDEQKDRYLRGLIKGELIGAHGITEAEAGSDVMALGTTATRDGDDYVLNGAKVFCTNGPVADVFVIFATVDKSAGSLGLTGFVVERDTPGLIVSENRKKMGLRTSPMAWLTLEDCRVPVSARIGKEGQGGRIFNNSMEWERSSILANLVGAMEHQVEDCIRHANKRTQFRKPIGKFQSVSNRIVDMKLRHETSRLLLYKVAWLKKTKGSAAMEAALAKLYLSEAWVASCQNSVVIHGGYGYMADQEVERDFRDAVGSLLYSGTSDIQRTIAARALGL from the coding sequence ATGGATTTCAGTTTCTCTCCCGAACAAGACGCCTTCAAGGAGAAGGTCATGCAATTCGCGCAGGCGGAGTTGAACGAGGGAGACCTGAAACAACGCGATGCGGACTGTGTCCTGTCGCGCGACTTGTGGAAGAAAATTGCCGACTTCGGGATCCTCGGCCTGCCGTTCGACACGGCCTACGGCGGTGGCGAGAAGGACATCATCACCACCGTTCTGGCGATGGAAGCGCTCGGCTACGGATGTCGCGACAACGGCCTGCTGTTCAGCATGAACGGGCAGATGTGGACCGTTCAGATGCCGATCGCGCAATTCGGCACCGACGAACAGAAAGACAGGTACCTGCGCGGCCTGATCAAGGGCGAATTGATCGGCGCGCACGGCATCACCGAGGCCGAAGCCGGGTCGGACGTGATGGCGCTCGGCACGACCGCGACGCGGGACGGCGACGACTACGTGCTGAACGGCGCCAAGGTCTTTTGTACGAACGGCCCGGTTGCCGACGTCTTCGTGATCTTCGCGACCGTCGACAAGAGCGCGGGGTCGCTCGGCCTCACGGGTTTTGTCGTGGAGCGCGACACGCCCGGGCTGATCGTCAGCGAGAACCGCAAGAAAATGGGCTTGCGTACCTCGCCCATGGCCTGGCTGACGCTTGAGGATTGCCGCGTGCCGGTGTCCGCTCGCATCGGCAAGGAAGGCCAGGGCGGACGGATCTTCAACAACTCGATGGAGTGGGAACGCTCGTCGATCCTGGCCAATCTCGTCGGGGCGATGGAGCATCAGGTCGAGGACTGCATCCGCCACGCCAACAAGCGCACGCAGTTCAGAAAGCCCATCGGCAAGTTCCAGTCCGTCTCCAACCGCATCGTCGACATGAAGCTTCGGCACGAAACCTCCCGGCTGCTGCTCTACAAGGTCGCCTGGCTGAAGAAGACCAAGGGAAGCGCTGCCATGGAGGCGGCGCTCGCCAAGCTCTACCTCAGCGAGGCCTGGGTTGCGTCGTGCCAGAACTCTGTCGTGATCCACGGCGGCTACGGCTACATGGCCGATCAGGAGGTCGAGCGCGATTTCCGCGATGCGGTGGGCAGCCTGCTTTATTCGGGCACATCCGACATCCAGCGCACCATTGCAGCCCGTGCCCTCGGGCTTTGA
- a CDS encoding LysR family transcriptional regulator — protein MNLRRLKFFVTVAEELHFGRAAERLCMTQPPLSQAILALEEELSVTLFKRTKRNVALTPVGEHLLSHVTRLLEDVEALPGLAKQLSRGEIGSLKLGFVTTADYNLLPELISHYGATYPDVKVSLKEMTSDIQIEALLQGEINAGLIIPLHATLHASLAYLPLLREPLIAAVPEDWVRGGRIELAQGRLRLQDVAEAPLVLFPRRSAPAFHDIITTYFVTNGIQPTIGQEAIQMQTIISLVSAGMGIALVPGSLKRLGRDGVVYVELDGEPPMIETGLVWRRDDPSPTVTRLVEISETISERIASEGRDEDAGSHGAFSKHPGRHASGAVFANGHG, from the coding sequence ATGAATCTCCGGAGGCTAAAGTTTTTCGTTACGGTGGCGGAAGAGTTGCATTTCGGCCGTGCGGCCGAGCGGCTCTGCATGACACAGCCGCCCCTGAGCCAGGCCATTCTTGCGTTGGAGGAGGAACTGTCGGTTACGCTCTTCAAGCGAACGAAGCGCAACGTCGCGCTCACGCCGGTTGGCGAGCACCTGTTGTCGCATGTCACCAGACTTCTTGAAGATGTCGAGGCGTTGCCGGGATTGGCCAAGCAGCTTTCGAGAGGGGAAATCGGGAGCCTGAAGCTCGGGTTCGTGACGACGGCGGACTACAATCTCCTGCCGGAACTGATCAGTCACTACGGCGCGACCTACCCGGACGTGAAGGTGTCCCTGAAGGAGATGACCAGCGACATTCAGATCGAGGCGCTGCTTCAGGGAGAGATCAATGCGGGCCTGATCATTCCGCTGCATGCGACACTTCATGCCTCGCTTGCCTATTTGCCCCTGTTGCGGGAGCCGTTGATCGCGGCCGTGCCGGAGGACTGGGTGCGCGGCGGGCGCATTGAGCTGGCGCAGGGACGTCTGCGTCTCCAGGACGTGGCGGAGGCCCCCTTGGTGCTGTTCCCGCGGCGAAGCGCTCCTGCATTCCATGACATCATCACGACCTACTTCGTGACCAATGGCATTCAGCCGACGATCGGGCAGGAAGCGATACAAATGCAGACGATCATCAGCCTCGTCTCCGCCGGTATGGGGATCGCGCTTGTTCCCGGATCGCTGAAGCGTCTGGGGCGTGACGGGGTCGTCTATGTGGAGCTGGACGGAGAGCCGCCAATGATAGAAACCGGCCTTGTGTGGCGGCGGGATGATCCATCCCCCACGGTAACGCGGCTCGTGGAGATATCGGAAACGATCAGCGAGCGTATCGCGTCCGAGGGCCGTGATGAGGACGCAGGCTCCCACGGCGCTTTTTCTAAACATCCGGGGCGTCACGCTTCGGGCGCAGTGTTTGCCAATGGACACGGATAG
- the ilvD gene encoding dihydroxy-acid dehydratase yields MPYNERSKTISQGIERSPNRAMFYGLGYTKEDFDNPMIGVANGHSTITPCNAGIQPLAEIAVAAIKEAGANPQIFGVPTISDGMAMGTEGMKYSLISREVIADCVETTVQGQWMDGVLVLGGCDKNKPGGMIGIVRANVPAIYVYGGTIKPGKWKGEDLSVISAFEAVGAIKAGRMSQEDFEGIERNACPTTGACGGMYTANTMSSSFEALGMALFYSSTMTNVDQEKKDSTAESARVLVEAVKKGLKPRDLVTRKSVENAIALVMATGGSTNAVLHYLAICHAAEVEWTLDDFERVRRKIPVICDLKPSGKYMAVDLHKAGGIPQVLKILLNAGLLHGDCMTITGRTLAEELESVPDAPPADQDVIRPIDQALYPEGHLAILRGNLAPEGSVAKITGLKSTSITGPARVFDDEQSAMDAIQSDQIRPGDVLVLRYLGPRGGPGMPEMLAPTSAIIGRGLGDKVGLITDGRFSGGSWGMLVGHVTPEAFDGGPIALVQEGDSITIDAPTQLLQLNVDQAELDKRAAAWRQPEARYKSGVLSKYSQLATSASKGAVSG; encoded by the coding sequence GTGCCATACAACGAGCGTTCGAAGACGATTTCGCAAGGGATCGAGCGTTCGCCGAACAGGGCTATGTTTTACGGCCTCGGCTATACGAAAGAGGATTTCGACAATCCCATGATCGGCGTTGCCAATGGTCATTCGACCATCACGCCATGCAATGCGGGCATTCAGCCACTTGCCGAAATCGCCGTTGCGGCGATCAAGGAAGCCGGCGCCAATCCGCAAATATTCGGGGTTCCGACGATTTCCGACGGAATGGCAATGGGAACCGAAGGGATGAAATACTCCCTCATATCCCGGGAGGTCATCGCGGATTGCGTCGAAACGACGGTTCAGGGCCAGTGGATGGACGGTGTCCTGGTGCTTGGCGGCTGCGACAAGAACAAGCCTGGCGGCATGATCGGCATCGTCAGAGCGAATGTGCCGGCGATTTACGTCTATGGCGGCACGATCAAGCCGGGCAAATGGAAAGGTGAGGACCTGTCCGTCATTTCCGCCTTCGAGGCGGTGGGTGCGATCAAGGCCGGGCGTATGAGCCAGGAGGATTTCGAGGGCATCGAGCGCAATGCCTGCCCGACCACCGGCGCCTGCGGCGGCATGTATACGGCCAACACGATGAGCTCCTCCTTCGAGGCGCTTGGCATGGCTTTGTTCTATTCCTCGACGATGACGAACGTCGATCAGGAAAAGAAGGACTCCACGGCCGAGTCGGCCCGGGTGCTGGTCGAGGCCGTCAAAAAGGGGCTGAAACCCCGGGACCTCGTCACGCGCAAGAGCGTCGAGAACGCCATCGCGCTGGTAATGGCGACCGGCGGGTCCACCAATGCCGTCCTGCACTATCTGGCGATTTGTCATGCCGCGGAAGTCGAGTGGACGCTTGACGATTTCGAGCGGGTGCGCCGCAAAATTCCGGTCATCTGCGACCTCAAGCCGTCCGGAAAATACATGGCCGTCGACCTGCACAAGGCGGGCGGGATCCCGCAGGTGCTCAAGATCCTTCTCAATGCGGGCCTGCTGCACGGAGACTGCATGACGATTACCGGCCGGACCCTGGCGGAGGAACTGGAAAGTGTGCCGGACGCGCCGCCGGCGGACCAGGACGTCATCCGCCCGATCGATCAGGCGCTCTATCCCGAAGGACATCTGGCAATCCTGCGCGGCAATCTGGCGCCGGAGGGGTCGGTGGCGAAAATCACCGGTCTCAAGTCGACCTCGATCACCGGGCCGGCGCGTGTCTTCGATGACGAACAATCGGCGATGGATGCCATTCAGTCGGACCAAATCCGGCCCGGCGACGTGCTGGTCCTGCGTTATCTTGGACCGAGGGGCGGTCCGGGAATGCCCGAAATGCTGGCACCGACATCGGCGATTATCGGGCGCGGACTGGGCGACAAGGTGGGGCTGATTACCGACGGCCGGTTTTCCGGCGGCTCCTGGGGCATGCTGGTTGGGCATGTGACCCCCGAGGCGTTCGACGGCGGCCCGATCGCTCTTGTTCAGGAAGGCGACAGCATCACCATCGATGCGCCGACGCAGCTTCTGCAACTGAACGTCGATCAGGCGGAACTCGACAAGCGGGCGGCCGCCTGGCGGCAGCCGGAGGCCCGCTACAAGTCGGGCGTCTTGAGCAAATACTCGCAACTCGCGACCTCTGCCAGCAAGGGCGCCGTGAGCGGTTAG